The Planctellipticum variicoloris DNA window CCGCCTGCAAGTCGTTCCAGTCCACGAGCGCCTCCCGGAAGTCGCGGATCCAGCCGAACTTCTCCTCGAGCCGCGTCAGGTCGAGACCCGCGGGACGTTCGGCCGCGGGCGTGTCGATCAGCCGCAGCATGCGGGCGCCCCAGCCGATCAGCGGCCCCAAGTTCAAGTAACGCCCTTTGACTTTCTGCGTGGGGGGAGCAAGGTGTCCGAGTTCCGTCTGCTTCACCCGTGGCTGCGTCTGCCCGCAGTGTTTGACGAACGCGATCCACCGCGGATCGGCGAGCAGTTCGTGCTTGAGCACGATCGCCGTCTTGTGGGCGATGTCGTGCAGCACCTGCGTCGTCGGGTGCTGTTCGCGGAAACGCTGAGCGCCGCCGAGAAGATCCGAACCCTCGTCGCTGAGGATGGCGGCCGGCACGCCGACCAGCCCGGCCGCAGCCGCGAGCTGCCGCTGGACGATCTCGCCGCTGGATTTTTCGACCGGCTGCAGCGCCAGCAGCGTCAGATCCTGGTGCGTCAGCGGCGCCGTCAGCGCTTTCCACGCCGACAATCGCAGCCCCGCGATGACCAGACACTTCCGCGACCCCAGTTGCAGCGTGTGGTCGACGAGGAACACCCAGTCGGCGGCGAATTCCTTGGGCCGCCGCAACTCGTGCAGTCCCAGCCGCAGCAGCCACGCTTCCGCAGTATTGGCCGCAGGAGCCCCCCGGAACTGGGGCAGGCTGTCCCGCAGCAGTTCGACCACCGCCCGGCAGCCGCGAAAGCTGACCGCTCCGGCCAGACAGAACTGCAACGTCAGGCCGATGGCCGCTGCCGAATACGCATGATGGGCCGGTCGGACGGCGTCCGGGAGGGGGCCAGGGGCTGCGTCGGCGACCCGGTCAGCGCCCGGATTTTAAGGCGGCGATCTCACGTTCCAGGTCCGCCGCGCGGCGTTCGGCCGCGGCGGCCCGCGTGCGCCACATCGCGCGGCTCTTCTCGACGGCGCGGGTCTGGTTCTGCAGGAGCTTGCAGGTTCGCTTCCACTGGCCGGACTTCGCCTTCCACCGATTGCGACTCCGCTCGAAGAACCGCACCAACTTGCCCGCCGGCGACGAATACCGGGCGACGGCTGTTTCGCTGGTTTCGCAGGTCATGACGTTCCTCCTTGAACAAAAAGCCCAGTGGAACAAAAACGCGACGATTCGCCGAGGCCAATTGCCCCTGAAAACGACGGATTTCGCGCAGCCCAGGCTCTGCCTCGCTCTTTGCCTCTTTGCAGGCGAAAACTGAAGAGGACGCAGAGCGTCCAAAGGCGAAGTTCCCAGGCAGAGCCTGGGAACGAGGTCAAGTTCTCCCGTTTCACTTTCCGGTCCCTTCTCCCGCATTTCTCCGCGTCCTCCGCGCCTCGTATGTTGAATCCATCTACCCCGTGTGGTGTCATGGGACACGCGGCGGGGGCCGCTTCGGAGCGTAGCGACGAAGCGGCCCCCCCCGCGGCCGGCGACAGATCGATCGCGTCTGGGGCCTCAGAGCCCGCCGCGGAGCTGGATCGTCGTCGGCATGGTCGTACCAGCCCGAACAGCCGTTTGAGCCGGAAGCGTTCTCGAAACTCTCCGAGCTCGCATTTACGAGATTGGGAACACGCCATCGACCCCCGCATCCACATCGGCATCGACGTCTCCAAGGCACGACTCGATGTCGCCATGTCCGACTCCTCTTCCCTCCTGGCCGTCGACAACGACCTCAAGGGCTTCCTGAAACTCCTCAAGCAGCTCCCCCCACCCGACCGCTGCCAGGTCGTCATGGAGGCCACCGGCACCTATCACTTCGACGCCTTCCTCTGTCTCAACGATCACGGGTATCACGTCGCCGTCGTGCCCCCCATCCGCGTCCGCGCCTTTGCCACAGGGGCCGGATGGATCGCCAAAACCGACGCCATCGACGCACGCGTCCTCGTTCGTTACTCCAAGGTCGCCGAACTCCAGATCACCGAAAAACCCTCCGATTTCCAGCTCAAACTCCACGCACTCGTCACTCGCCGACGGCAGCTCGTCGACCTCCACGTCCAGGAGTCCAATCACTTCGAAGCCGCTCGCGACAAGGCCGTCAAAGACGACATCGAGCAAACCCGAAACATGCTCAAAATACGCATCACTGCCATCGAAAAACAGATCGACGATCTCTGCGACTCCGACCCCGATGCCAAACGCCGCGTCGAACTCATGACCTCCGTCCCAGGCATCGCCAAACGGACAGCCGCCGTGCTCCTCGGAGAACTCCCCGAACTCGGCGACGCCAACCGCCAGCAGGTCGGAGCACTCGTCGGCGTCGCCCCCTACAACCGCGACAGCGGCAAGTCCTCCAAACTCAGATCCATCCGCGGCGGCAGAGCCTCCGTCCGTTCCGCTCTCTACATGGCGGCACTCACCGCCTCACGCTGCAACCCCGTCATCAGACCGTTCTATCGCAGACTCAAAGACGCCGGTAAGCCAAGCAAGGTCTGCCTCACCGCCTGCATCCGCAAACTCCTGACCATCCTCAACGCGATGATCAAATCCGACACCGCCTGGAACCACGGACTCCAAAATGCGTAAATCTCACAAATCCACCTTGACCAACAACACAGCCGCTCCGCGGTGAATCCTCTTCCTCTTCAATTTCTCCATCCGCGAAGCCGCCGAAAAATCCGCAAACTTGAAAATTCTTTGCCGATTGGTCTTGCACGACCGCCGTACCAGTGCCAGCGTGTCCTCTTGTCGGGTGAGTGACGAGATGCATGCACGCCGGCGGGCAACCGCAGGCGCTCGAGCCGATCTCTCCTGACGCGCGGGCCGGGTCAGGGCCTGCACCGGGCCCTTCGCAAGGAGGGTTCTCGGGGCGCACCTCGTGTGCGCGGACACTTGGCGTCAAGTCCTCCCGACGTGTGACCACACGGGATCGACCTGATCGAAGCCAGCCGAAAGGTGGAGCGGGGAACGGCCAGCACCGAACCCCGCTCCGCCCAGGCCGGCAATCCCACTTCAGCGCAAGCGAACTCCCATGTTCCGCCAGGCGCCCCCGCGCGCGCTCTCTTCCATTTTTCACTTTTCATTTTGCACTGCATTCGCCTCCACCTCCCGCCATCCCCTCTCCGTCACTTGGCTCTCAGCACTTGGCTCCTCCATTTCGACATTTTCTCCTTGACCTCCATACCTGACTCGCCTAGGCTTATACCCAGCCCAGTCAAGTATCGGAGACCGACATGGATACGAAGCTCATCACCGGCACCGTCGAGATGCTCATGCTCGAAGTCGTCTCCCGCCAGCCGACCTACGGCTATGAGATCCTGCAGAAGGTCCTCGCCGATTCGAACGGTAGATTCGACCTCAAGGAAGGGAGCCTCTACCCGGCTCTCCACCGCCTCGAACGCCAGAAACTCCTCGAAGCCTCCTGGGGCGAGCATCAGGGCCGCCGCCGGAAATACTACCGCCTCACTCCCGCCGGCCGCAAAAACCTCGCCGCCCGCCGGACCGAATGGCAGGAGTTCTCGGCCGGCGTCAACGGCGTCCTCGGCCTGCAGCCCCGCGTCGCCTTCGGAGCCTGAACCGCCCGCCTGCACCGGGAGACTCCGCTCATGGACCACCTCGACGACGAATCCCTGCTGGCCCGACTGCCCCGTCGCAGCGACGACGAACCGCCCACTCTCCGGCAGGACCTCCTCGACGAAGTCCGCGACTACCTGCAGTCCGCCTGGGAAGAAGAGCAGCGGCACACCCCCGATCCGCAACAGGCCTGGCGTGACGTTCTGAAACGATTCGGCGATCCCGCGAAACTCGTCCGCAAACTCTGGTTCGACGCCCTCAAGGAACAGATCATGTCCCGACGCCTGATCCTCGCCGCGTTCGGCCTCGCAGCCGTGATGTTCACGGTCTTCAGCGGACTGGTCTGGCAGACCTCCGCAGCTCTGCAGGCGTCTGCGAAGAGTGCGCGCGAGGCCAATCTGCTGCTGGCTGAAAAACTCCAGACCCTCGGTGAAGAACTCAAGGCTCTCAAGTCGGCCCCCGATCTCACCTGGCGCCGTGTGCGGCTGCGGTTGAAGGCCGAAGACGGGTCGGCGGTTCGCGGAACGGTCAAGATCTTTGGTATGCCGTTCGGGACTCGCGGAGCGGAACCATTGGATTCGCTCAAGTTCCCGATCGAACCGAATGGCCTGGTCGACTCGGGACTCCTTCACGTCGGCAGTTACGACATCGAAGTTCTCTTGGAGAACGGATTCCGCAGTTTAATGCCCCACGTTGTTCTCCAGCCCGGCCGCGACTTCGAACAAACCCTCGTCTGTCCGGTCGTTCGCGAACCGCAGGAAGCCCGGGTTCAACTGAAGTACGAACTGCCAGCGCTGGCAAAGGCGTCGGGCGAATTGTGGCTGGCGCTCAGGCTCGAAGAAGTCGGTCGCGAACTTGACGGCAGGCTGTGGCAAGTTCCGGCACAGCAGCGCTGGGGACGGTCGATACTGGTCAATCCTGCCGGCAAAACGTGGGCCGTCGATCCCTACGGCCAGGCGGACGGCGAGGAGTATTCGGCGGAGTGGCGGATCGTGCAGAAGGCCATCGGCTCGCCGGTCGTGATTGAAAACCTTGACCGGCAGGAATGGAACGGCGTCGTTCCTGCAGGAGTGACGTGCAAAGTCATTTCCACGGAACTGCTGCTTCTGGACGCGCACGAGACCGGATCATCGACGTGGCAATTCAAACTCTGCGCATCGGAAGAAGCGGGGATCGTGTTTGCCGACGCTCCGGATTCGCAGGCACGTCGAACCGTCGAACTGCAGTCAACGTCCGCCGATCAGGATCCGTACCGCTGGTACGTGCCGGTCGATGCGGAAGCCGTCGATGGACATCTCCGGAGCCTGGAATGCCTGACGACTGAGGAGATCGAGGCGATTCGACGGGACCAGCAGACGCCGCAGCCAGCCGGCTTCATGGGTGGAGGGGGCGGAGGCGGGTTTTTCTGAGCGAAGTCTGGTCAGCCCGTAGGGCCGGACGCGCCCGGCCGCTGCTGATCGCCGCCACAACGCCAGCTCATCTGCACTCACGACAGTCTCTCACCCATCCGGCGAAACTCGTCCGCATGCGCAGCAACGTATCGGGCCAGCCGCGCCGCCGGTGGAATCGGACCCTTGTCAAACTCCGCTTCCAAGGGGCGAAACACATCATTTCTCTTTTGGTAGAGTTGGCTGAGCTGTGACTGGCGGCGTCGCCGGTCAGTCGACGGACCAGCCTTGCCAAACAGTTCGATAGCCCCCTGCAAAGCCCGTCGCTGTGACGTCGCCCCCATCGCCTCCAGTCCGGCCAGTGCGTCGCGCCAATGATCGCCGGCGCTGTTCACGAAGTACTGCGCCAGCCCTCCATTTGCGATTTCCGCGTCGCATTCGAAGACGGCCAGGCAATAGCGGAAGGACTGTGGCATGCGAGCATACCCGCAGTTCTCTTCCATCAGCCGGATCTGGTCCAGATAGTCTTCTACCTGCTCCCAGGCCAGCAGCCCTTGCGCAGCCCCTTCGGCGATGCGTTCGTCGGTCTGTTCGCAGAGATCTTCGAGCAGTTTTCGGTCTTCCAGTTGGCGTTGCTGGCCGAGAAGTGTCAGCGCATCCGAGAGTACCCACGCCCCGGGGTATTCCTGCGGTCCATCGAGAAGTTCGTCAATTAGCGAACGCAGCCGGTCGCGGGGGACTTCGACCCGCTGGTCAACGAGCGCTCTGAGAGCAGGCGGCAGCACCGATGAATCTGTAGCAAACACGTCCGGCGCAAGAAACAGTTCGGTCGCGCGCCGACGATCGAAACGTAGGAGCGATCCCGCGGCGTCGCGGGCGTTGAGTCCATCGTCCAGCAGCCCGCGGATATCGTCGAACAGAGCGGAGAAAGGATGCTCGCCGTCAGCATCGCGCTTCTCCAGCCAGAAGAGGGCATTGAGCACCGCCCCACGCACATGCTCATCGGAATCGTTTAGCGACGTGCGCAGCAGAGGGATCGCCGCGGCGGATCCGGTCTTCGCGAGAGTGCGGGCTGCATCCCGACGAATCCCGTGATCGGGGTCCGTCGCAAATGGCTCGATGGCTGGAATGACTTCCGCAGATGGGGAATCGCCCAGCAACTCGCAGGCCCGGTTGAACGGCGCCTCTGGAAGAATGAACTTTCCGGTCGGACGGACGAATCGTGGATACAGCGAGTGATCCTTGAGCAATCTGAGAACAGTTGGCGTCGTCCTCTGCGGAATGCTGCACAACGCCTGCCGCTCGGTCCATGCGTCGCGGCTGCTCGGAACGTCGAACAGGAAATGGCAGACTGCGCCCTCGACGGTTTCGTCGTCCCAGGTCTGGGCTTTGGCAACCATCTGCGCAGTCTGACGGGATGAGGCTTCGAATTCGTCCCACAGCTCCGGGTTCCGCACGAGGTCAAAGAAATCTCGCAGACGCGGCCGAACTCGTTTCGCCTGAATCACAATATAAACCGCAATGCCAAGAACAACGGCGATCGTCACCACCCAGAACAAAGGCGAATTCAGCGGAAGCATGGTCCGACTTTACAAAAAACGCGCCCAACCGCTCTTCTCTTTCACTCAGCACTGAGCACTCACCCCACGCTACCCCAGTATCTCCCGGATCACGTGCCCGTGCACGTTCGTCAGCCGTCGCTGAATCCCGTTGTGATAGTACGTCAGTCGCTCGTGGTCGATCCCCAGCAGGTGCAGCATCGTCGCGTGGAAATCGTGCCAGTGGACCACCTTGTCCACCGACTTCCAGCCGACGTCGTCCGTCGCTCCGTACGCGATGCCGGGCTTCAAACCGCCGCCGGCCGCCCAGACCGAGAAACCGTACATGTTGTGATCGCGGCCCGCCCCGACCGTGTTCGCCGCCGACTGCGTAAACGGCGTCCGGCCGAACTCCGTCGTGAAGAGCACCAGCGTGTCGTCGAGCATCCCCCG harbors:
- a CDS encoding IS110 family transposase, with amino-acid sequence MGHAAGAASERSDEAAPPAAGDRSIASGASEPAAELDRRRHGRTSPNSRLSRKRSRNSPSSHLRDWEHAIDPRIHIGIDVSKARLDVAMSDSSSLLAVDNDLKGFLKLLKQLPPPDRCQVVMEATGTYHFDAFLCLNDHGYHVAVVPPIRVRAFATGAGWIAKTDAIDARVLVRYSKVAELQITEKPSDFQLKLHALVTRRRQLVDLHVQESNHFEAARDKAVKDDIEQTRNMLKIRITAIEKQIDDLCDSDPDAKRRVELMTSVPGIAKRTAAVLLGELPELGDANRQQVGALVGVAPYNRDSGKSSKLRSIRGGRASVRSALYMAALTASRCNPVIRPFYRRLKDAGKPSKVCLTACIRKLLTILNAMIKSDTAWNHGLQNA
- a CDS encoding PadR family transcriptional regulator, yielding MDTKLITGTVEMLMLEVVSRQPTYGYEILQKVLADSNGRFDLKEGSLYPALHRLERQKLLEASWGEHQGRRRKYYRLTPAGRKNLAARRTEWQEFSAGVNGVLGLQPRVAFGA
- a CDS encoding DMP19 family protein, producing the protein MLPLNSPLFWVVTIAVVLGIAVYIVIQAKRVRPRLRDFFDLVRNPELWDEFEASSRQTAQMVAKAQTWDDETVEGAVCHFLFDVPSSRDAWTERQALCSIPQRTTPTVLRLLKDHSLYPRFVRPTGKFILPEAPFNRACELLGDSPSAEVIPAIEPFATDPDHGIRRDAARTLAKTGSAAAIPLLRTSLNDSDEHVRGAVLNALFWLEKRDADGEHPFSALFDDIRGLLDDGLNARDAAGSLLRFDRRRATELFLAPDVFATDSSVLPPALRALVDQRVEVPRDRLRSLIDELLDGPQEYPGAWVLSDALTLLGQQRQLEDRKLLEDLCEQTDERIAEGAAQGLLAWEQVEDYLDQIRLMEENCGYARMPQSFRYCLAVFECDAEIANGGLAQYFVNSAGDHWRDALAGLEAMGATSQRRALQGAIELFGKAGPSTDRRRRQSQLSQLYQKRNDVFRPLEAEFDKGPIPPAARLARYVAAHADEFRRMGERLS